A genome region from Thalassotalea euphylliae includes the following:
- a CDS encoding MotA/TolQ/ExbB proton channel family protein, giving the protein MKSLNRVKQHVSTFLAAVTLTSAAFAANAQEATSLDQLLEQLAQGKVAQTQQNKQREADFMARKSEQDQLLANATNERDNQIKLSTELEANFQNNEIELANRQDALNKRLGELKELFGVLQQVAGDTKSKFQNSVISAQIPGREAFLDEFAQSMGSSSKLASIEEIEKIWFELQREMTESAKVVRFDREVVLADGSKQTATVTRIGNFNLVANNKYLEFISETGSVAELIRQPSGRYLGTAADMTAANPSQGTQQVAFALDPTGGSILSLLVQAPDTQERVDQGGPVGYVILAIGAIGLLIALERFIALFLVGNKVNRQLKTATPSNDNPLGRVLMAKEEYKDVDVETLELKLSERILKEVPQLTSRLTMIKIISVVAPLIGLLGTVTGMINTFQAITLFGTGDPKLMAGGISQALVTTVLGLVVAIPMVFISTILTTRSRGIINILQQQSAGIVAERAEKGA; this is encoded by the coding sequence ATGAAATCTTTAAACCGTGTTAAACAGCACGTTTCAACTTTCTTGGCAGCAGTAACCCTAACTTCTGCTGCTTTTGCTGCTAACGCTCAAGAAGCTACTAGCTTAGATCAGTTACTTGAACAATTAGCGCAAGGTAAAGTTGCTCAAACTCAGCAAAACAAACAGCGTGAAGCTGACTTTATGGCGCGTAAGTCTGAGCAAGACCAGTTACTAGCAAATGCGACTAACGAGCGTGACAACCAAATCAAGCTAAGTACTGAGTTAGAAGCTAACTTTCAAAATAATGAAATTGAATTAGCCAACCGTCAAGACGCGTTAAATAAGCGTTTAGGTGAGTTAAAAGAGCTATTTGGTGTGCTTCAGCAAGTGGCTGGTGATACCAAAAGCAAGTTCCAAAACTCAGTTATTTCAGCACAGATCCCTGGCCGTGAAGCTTTCTTAGATGAGTTTGCTCAATCAATGGGCTCTTCGTCAAAGCTTGCGTCAATTGAAGAAATTGAAAAAATCTGGTTCGAATTACAACGTGAAATGACGGAAAGTGCGAAAGTAGTGCGTTTCGATCGCGAAGTAGTGTTAGCTGATGGCTCAAAACAAACAGCAACTGTGACGCGTATTGGTAACTTCAACTTAGTCGCTAACAACAAGTACCTAGAATTTATCAGTGAGACAGGCAGTGTTGCTGAGCTAATTCGTCAGCCTTCTGGTCGTTACTTAGGTACTGCGGCTGATATGACTGCAGCTAACCCTTCACAAGGCACGCAACAAGTCGCATTTGCATTAGACCCAACAGGTGGTTCAATTTTAAGCTTGTTAGTACAAGCACCTGATACGCAAGAACGTGTTGACCAAGGTGGCCCTGTCGGTTACGTGATTTTGGCGATTGGTGCGATTGGTTTACTTATTGCGCTTGAACGTTTCATCGCATTATTCCTAGTGGGTAACAAAGTAAACCGCCAGCTTAAAACGGCAACACCTTCTAACGATAACCCGTTAGGCCGCGTATTAATGGCGAAAGAAGAGTACAAAGATGTTGATGTTGAAACCTTAGAGCTAAAACTTTCTGAGCGTATTTTAAAAGAAGTGCCTCAGCTTACGTCACGCTTAACCATGATAAAGATCATCTCAGTGGTCGCACCGCTTATCGGTCTACTAGGTACAGTAACCGGTATGATCAATACCTTCCAAGCAATTACCTTGTTTGGTACAGGTGACCCGAAATTAATGGCTGGCGGTATCTCACAAGCGCTTGTTACCACAGTACTTGGCTTAGTTGTGGCGATTCCTATGGTGTTTATCTCTACCATTTTAACCACACGTAGCCGTGGCATTATCAATATTCTTCAGCAGCAAAGCGCTGGCATTGTTGCAGAGCGTGCAGAGAAAGGAGCGTAA
- a CDS encoding MBL fold metallo-hydrolase, whose protein sequence is MAKFENTEFEYIVDSKTIATFLKKHFGGKRSAAMPSVTLPVTKFSFDDVLDAPNNTGVKLGHSSMLLKVNGQVILVDPVFSERASPVQWAGPKRFHESPIELADIPYVDIVLISHNHYDHLDKGSIAQLKDKTEQFITTLKVGDQLIKWGVEASKIVELDWWQSVSAKGIEFVAAPTQHFSGRSLFDRDQSLWASFVIRTPQTNVFFSGDSGYFSGFKEIGEKYGPFDLTFVETGAYNEAWQGVHMIPEESLQTHLDLKGKVMMPIHNATFDLALHDWDEPLERITKLAEENNVELSTPVFGEFFALNNSVSPERWWRSLK, encoded by the coding sequence ATGGCAAAGTTTGAAAATACCGAGTTTGAGTACATTGTTGACTCAAAAACCATTGCAACCTTTTTGAAAAAGCACTTTGGTGGTAAACGAAGTGCGGCCATGCCATCTGTTACTTTGCCTGTCACTAAGTTCTCTTTTGATGATGTGCTCGATGCACCAAATAACACTGGCGTTAAGCTTGGTCATTCATCGATGTTACTGAAAGTTAACGGGCAAGTGATCTTGGTTGACCCTGTGTTCAGTGAGCGAGCGTCACCTGTGCAATGGGCAGGGCCGAAGCGCTTTCATGAGTCGCCAATTGAATTAGCTGACATACCGTACGTTGATATCGTACTGATCAGCCATAATCATTACGACCATCTCGATAAAGGCTCCATTGCTCAACTAAAAGATAAAACTGAACAATTTATTACTACGCTAAAAGTTGGTGATCAACTGATAAAGTGGGGCGTAGAAGCAAGCAAAATTGTTGAGCTTGATTGGTGGCAGTCGGTCAGTGCTAAAGGCATTGAATTTGTTGCCGCGCCAACGCAACACTTTTCAGGTCGAAGTTTATTTGATCGCGATCAGTCGCTGTGGGCAAGCTTTGTCATTCGCACGCCACAAACTAACGTCTTTTTTAGTGGCGATAGCGGTTACTTCTCAGGCTTTAAAGAAATTGGCGAAAAGTATGGCCCGTTTGATTTAACCTTTGTTGAAACCGGCGCTTATAACGAAGCGTGGCAAGGGGTACATATGATCCCTGAGGAAAGCCTGCAAACGCATTTGGATCTAAAAGGCAAAGTTATGATGCCAATTCACAATGCCACCTTTGATTTAGCGCTACACGACTGGGATGAGCCATTAGAGCGCATAACTAAACTGGCGGAAGAAAACAATGTTGAGCTTTCAACTCCTGTTTTTGGAGAGTTTTTTGCGCTAAACAATTCGGTATCACCTGAGCGCTGGTGGCGCTCGCTAAAATAG
- a CDS encoding DUF3450 domain-containing protein, with product MKLSKLAQAGLFVGMASMASSALAAQSEQLDQAVKAGQEINQSAGKSQQKIDKIADQIQSKLQQFKAVNKEIDGLNVYNGQMQKQIDNQLTELTDLASSMEQVSIIERQISPLMARMIDTLEAFISLDVPFLSEERSKRVANLKAMMERADISASEKFRRVMEAYQVEVDYGRTIEAYSDLLELDGKEMDVDFLRIGRVAYVYQTRDGSRMGAWNTDSKSWDDLDAGYRTDINKALRIARKQLAPDLVVVPVNVSEPSTLR from the coding sequence ATGAAATTGTCAAAACTGGCGCAAGCTGGGTTGTTTGTAGGCATGGCAAGTATGGCTTCATCTGCGCTTGCTGCTCAATCTGAGCAGCTAGATCAAGCAGTGAAAGCTGGCCAAGAAATCAACCAATCTGCCGGCAAGTCACAACAAAAAATCGATAAAATTGCCGATCAAATTCAAAGCAAGCTTCAACAGTTTAAAGCGGTTAACAAAGAAATTGATGGTTTGAACGTTTATAACGGTCAAATGCAAAAGCAAATTGATAACCAGCTAACGGAATTAACAGACTTAGCGAGTTCAATGGAGCAAGTAAGCATTATTGAGCGTCAAATCTCGCCACTAATGGCACGCATGATCGACACCCTCGAAGCCTTTATTTCATTAGACGTACCTTTCTTATCTGAGGAGCGCAGTAAACGTGTTGCCAACCTTAAGGCGATGATGGAGCGCGCTGATATTTCTGCTTCTGAAAAATTCCGCCGAGTGATGGAAGCTTACCAAGTTGAAGTTGATTACGGTCGCACTATTGAAGCGTATAGCGATTTACTTGAACTAGACGGTAAAGAAATGGACGTTGACTTCCTACGCATTGGCCGTGTTGCTTACGTCTACCAAACACGCGACGGTTCACGCATGGGCGCTTGGAATACAGACAGTAAAAGCTGGGATGATTTAGACGCAGGCTACCGCACTGATATCAACAAGGCCTTACGTATCGCTCGTAAACAATTAGCACCGGACCTAGTAGTTGTTCCGGTTAACGTTTCAGAACCATCTACCTTAAGATAA